Proteins co-encoded in one Perca flavescens isolate YP-PL-M2 chromosome 11, PFLA_1.0, whole genome shotgun sequence genomic window:
- the LOC114563895 gene encoding glutamate-rich protein 6-like isoform X2 translates to MASTTNPGLVNKRSLSSPEYLTIHAFDGRVVTRISVGTQTDWRHEEECSQDYKYPNQETSKAPYNNLGLLSEQSVSKNMKSELEISPDNEVLDSLSKETPQTLAACQGETEESLTKLDKITSSSGSDSSEELNSCCLHCQQLKKPPVTSDQIANSVDTKEFFCCDKAWKISQILLKGAAVISKETVTDWDPAMQKDERLKAHKLVSVTLHNQLTEDALTAMKEVSFPEIEIVDIEKTFSFNGPNARQKRTTPLVKHYNNGQTFILIFPDGTGQVCYPSGRLAILLSASQSADWCCVLVLEDKHLQPCIQAVFTTRGEATCYHNNGSIWVNLTPWGGTYCSDTGDLKKHWGWLDDKDHVHAPPYQPLGLTMSPNLNIRIQSQEHICITFTSSKRSVRLNVGTKLKPNQGKGLMQPDMLQRYLQQKSAEINVLLQNIQSLITFQKTVSPQKVKPQQSLISQMERQRLPMKQQQSAKKTP, encoded by the exons ATGGCTTCGACTACAAATCCTGGACTTGTAAACAAACGgag TTTAAGCTCACCTGAATATCTGACAATCCATGCATTTGATGGGAGAGTTGTCACCAGAATCAGCGTTGGTACACAAACTGACTGGAGACATGAGGAAGAGTGCAGTCAAG ACTATAAATACCCAAACCAAGAAACATCAAAAGCTCCTTACAATAATCTGGGGTTACTATCTGAGCAG AGCGTTTCTAAAAACATGAAGTCTGAACTGGAGATATCCCCAGATAATGAAGTGTTGGATTCACTCAGCAAGGAAACTCCCCAAACTCTTGCAGCCTGCCAAGGAGAAACTGAGGAGTCTCTAACTAAACTGGACAAG ATCACATCCTCAAGTGGATCAGACTCATCAGAGGAGTTGAACAGTTGCTGCTTGCACTGCCAGCAGCTGAAGAAACCCCCAGTGACCAGTGATCAGATAGCAAACAGTGTTGACACAAAAgag TTTTTCTGCTGTGACAAGGCATGGAAGATATCACAGATTTTGCTGAAGGGTGCAGCGGTTATCAGTAAAGAAACCGTGACTGATTGGGACCCAGCGATGCAGAAAGATGAAAG GTTGAAAG CACACAAACTAGTGTCCGTCACTCTACATAATCAACTCACTGAAGATGCTTTGACTGCCATGAAGGAAGTTTCATTCCCTGAAATAGAAATTGTGGATATTGAAaagactttttcttttaatggaCCAAATGCTAGACAGAAG AGGACAACACCACTTGTCAAACACTACAACAATGgtcaaacatttattttgattttcCCAGATGGAACTGGGCAGGTGTG CTATCCGTCAGGAAGGCTGGCTATTCTTCTGTCCGCTTCACAGTCTGCTGACTGGTGTTGTGTGCTGGTCTTGGAGGACAAACATCTGCAGCCTTGCATTCAGGCAGTTTTCACCACCAGAGGAGAGGCTACCTGTTATCACAACAATGGCAGCATTTG GGTGAATCTGACTCCATGGGGAGGCACCTACTGCAGTGACACAGGAGAtttaaagaaacattggggCTGGCTGGACGATAAGGATCATGTTCATGCTCCACCGTACCAGCCCCTTGGCCTGACAATGAGCCCTAACCTCAACATCCGCATCCAATCCCAAGAGCACATCTGCATCACTTTCACCTCCAGCAAACGCAGTGTACGGCTTAATGTAGGGACAAAATTGAAA CCGAATCAAGGCAAAGGTCTAATGCAGCCTGACATGCTTCAGAGGTATCTGCAGCAGAAGAGTGCAGAGATCAATGTCCTGCTCCAGAACATCCAGTCCCTCATCACCTTTCAAAAGACTGTCAGTCCACAGAAGGTCAAGCCCCAGCAAAGCCTCATCTCACAGATGGAAAGACAGCGGCTGCCAATGAAACAGCAACAGTCTGCCAAGAAGACCCCCTAA
- the cog3 gene encoding conserved oligomeric Golgi complex subunit 3: protein MASTDQSLLDITDKDTREKLSLWDRRTDAMAPLTEKQMDAVLEIRAATETLSIPSELPIEDLCSLSSRSLQSPFTATVPASTEDVLLKGFQMLDMENDRIETAQQFFAWFAKLEANMDQDESAKYRKTRNDLNCYQEQCDAILKDVSAALEHLNSLQKQYLFVSNKTGTLHEACEQLLKEQSELVDLAESIQQKLSYFNELENINTKLNSSTLSVNSEGFIPMLSKLDDCIEYVSSHTNFKDYPVYLAKFKQCLSKAMHFMKVHIVNTMQHLTGQLTKRDPMGLTNADNAFTLYYVKYRAAAPKVRSLIEQIEQRAEKIPEYCQLLDEIHQCYLDQRELLLSPSITSTITDLTNQNSKDHCALVRSGCAFMVHVCQDEHQLYKEFFSKPTPKLDELLENLCLSLYDVLRPLIIHIIHLETLSELCSILKNEMLEDHVHNNATQLGAFDALVKQMLEDVQERLVYRTHIYINTDITGYNPAPGDLAYPEKLEMMERIAQSLKEEQMKQMSQESVFSDVQLEDPDGRRNSNAGNVEASRQQTSISPADLHGMWYPTVRRTLVCLSKLYRCIDRAVFQGLSQEALSACIQSLLKASDIILKNKTQIDGQLFLIKHLLIVREQIAPFHTDFTIKEISVDLKKTRDAAFKILNPKAVPKFFRLNSHNAILEFLLEGTPEIKEHYIDSKKDVDRNLKFSCEQFIQQQTQIFVGNLEEFLTKVAALKTMAIEGGPTYSLSQQPWAQPAKINDIVMATYRVMKSKLPSTLQSMSLYLANRDTEFILFKPVRNNIQQVFQRLHALLQEEYSGEDLQIIACPSMEQINLLLSVNK, encoded by the exons ATGGCGTCCACAGATCAGTCGCTCCTGGACATAACAGATAAAGATACCCGGGAGAAATTGTCGTTATGGGATCGTCGCACCGATGCCATGGCTCCCCTCACGGAGAAACAAATGGACGCTGTCCTGGAGATCCGGGCCGCAACTGAAACGCTCTCTATCCCGTCAGAG TTGCCCATTGAGGACTTGTGCAGTCTTTCATCGCGGTCCTTGCAGTCCCCCTTCACAGCGACTGTGCCGGCGTCAACGGAGGACGTCCTGCTCAAGGGTTTCCAGATGCTTGATATGGAGAATGACAGGATAGAAACTGCACAACAG TTTTTTGCCTGGTTTGCCAAGTTAGAGGCCAACATGGACCAGGATGAGAGCGCAAAATACAG GAAAACCAGAAATGATCTAAACTGCTACCAGGAGCAATGTGATGCTATCCTGAAAGATGTCAGTGCTGCTCTGGAGCACTTGAACTCCCTTCAGAAACAGTATCTGTTTGTGTCCAATAAGACTGGCACCCTACACGAGGCCTGTGAACAGCTCCTAAAAGAGCAG tcagAGCTTGTTGACCTGGCAGAGAGCATACAACAGAAGCTGTCATATTTTAATGAGTTAGAAAACATAAACACG AAACTGAACTCATCAACCTTGTCTGTAAATAGTGAAGGCTTTATACCAATGCTGTCAAAATTGGATGACTGCATTGAATATGTTTCCTCCCAT ACCAATTTCAAGGACTATCCAGTTTATCTGGCCAAGTTTAAACAATGTCTTTCTAAAGCTATGCACTTTATGAAAGTCCACATTGTAAACACTATGCAGCATCTCACAGGCCAGTTAACGAAAAGG GATCCAATGGGCTTGACCAACGCAGACAATGCCTTTACACTTTATTATGTTAAGTATAGAGCAGCTGCACCTAAAGTTAGA TCACTGATTGAACAGATAGAACAGCGAGCAGAGAAGATTCCAGA ATACTGTCAGCTCCTAGATGAAATTCATCAGTGCTACCTTGACCAGAGAGAGCTGCTCCTCAGCCCCAGCATTACATCCACCATTACTGACCTGACCAACCAAAACAGCAAAGACCACTGCGCATTG GTTCGCAGTGGCTGTGCTTTTATGGTTCACGTCTGCCAGGATGAGCACCAACTCTACAAAGAGTTCTTCTCTAAACCTACACCTAAACTAGA CGAGCTGCTGGAGAATTTATGCTTGTCCCTGTATGATGTCCTCCGGCCTCTAATCATCCACATCATCCACCTGGAAACCCTGTCTGAGCTCTGCAGTATCCTCAAGAACGAGATGCTGGAAGACCATGTTCATAACAATG CTACTCAGTTGGGTGCCTTTGATGCATTAGTGAAGCAAATGCTGGAGGATGTCCAGGAGAGGCTGGTCTACAGGACTCACATCTACATCAACACTGATATCACAGGTTACAACCCAGCTCCAGGGGATCTGGCCTATCCTGAAAAACTGGAGATGATGGAG AGAATTGCTCAAAGCTTGAAGGAAGAGCAGATGAAGCAGATGTCACAAGAGTCCGTGTTTTCTGACGTTCAGCTTGAGGATCCTGATGGTAGAAGAAACAGTAATGCTG GCAATGTAGAAGCATCACGCCAGCAGACATCGATCTCTCCTGCTGATTTGCATGGCATGTGGTACCCTACTGTCAGACGTACGCTGGTTTGTCTGTCAAAGCTCTACAGATGTATAGAT AGAGCAGTCTTCCAGGGTTTATCTCAAGAAGCCTTATCTGCCTGCATCCAGTCCCTGCTTAAAGCTTCAGATATCATCCTTAAAAACAAG ACACAAATAGATGGGCAACTTTTCCTGATCAAGCACCTGCTGATAGTGCGTGAACAGATTGCCCCATTTCACACCGATTTTACCATCAAGGAAATCTCAGTGGACCTGAAGAAAACGCGAG ATGCTGCCTTCAAAATCCTGAACCCTAAGGCTGTTCCCAAATTCTTCCGATTGAACAGTCACAACGCAATACTTGAATTCCTGTTGGAG GGAACACCAGAGATAAAGGAGCACTACATTGACTCTAAGAAGGATGTGGACCGAAACCTGAAGTTCAGCTGTGAGCAGTTCATCCAGCAGCAGACTCAGATCTTCGTGGGGAACCTTGAGGAGTTTCTCACCAAG GTTGCAGCTCTTAAAACTATGGCTATCGAAGGTGGTCCCACGTACAGTCTGTCTCAGCAACCTTGGGCACAGCCAG caaAGATCAACGATATAGTGATGGCTACCTACCGGGTGATGAAGAGCAAGCTGCCAAGCACGTTACAGAGCATGTCCTTGTACTTAGCCAATAGAGACACGGAGTTCATCCTTTTCAAGCCTGTCCGG AATAACATCCAGCAGGTATTCCAAAGACTGCATGCCTTGCttcaggaggaatacagcgGAGAAGACCTTCAAATCATTGCATGTCCATCGATGGAGCAG ATTAACCTACTGCTGTCTGTGAATAAGTAA
- the LOC114563895 gene encoding glutamate-rich protein 6-like isoform X1 has product MASTTNPGLVNKRSLSSPEYLTIHAFDGRVVTRISVGTQTDWRHEEECSQDYKYPNQETSKAPYNNLGLLSEQSVSKNMKSELEISPDNEVLDSLSKETPQTLAACQGETEESLTKLDKITSSSGSDSSEELNSCCLHCQQLKKPPVTSDQIANSVDTKEFFCCDKAWKISQILLKGAAVISKETVTDWDPAMQKDERLKGLEFERSFYQTPKAGHSLTLSHTHTLLFIHATFTYITAHKLVSVTLHNQLTEDALTAMKEVSFPEIEIVDIEKTFSFNGPNARQKRTTPLVKHYNNGQTFILIFPDGTGQVCYPSGRLAILLSASQSADWCCVLVLEDKHLQPCIQAVFTTRGEATCYHNNGSIWVNLTPWGGTYCSDTGDLKKHWGWLDDKDHVHAPPYQPLGLTMSPNLNIRIQSQEHICITFTSSKRSVRLNVGTKLKPNQGKGLMQPDMLQRYLQQKSAEINVLLQNIQSLITFQKTVSPQKVKPQQSLISQMERQRLPMKQQQSAKKTP; this is encoded by the exons ATGGCTTCGACTACAAATCCTGGACTTGTAAACAAACGgag TTTAAGCTCACCTGAATATCTGACAATCCATGCATTTGATGGGAGAGTTGTCACCAGAATCAGCGTTGGTACACAAACTGACTGGAGACATGAGGAAGAGTGCAGTCAAG ACTATAAATACCCAAACCAAGAAACATCAAAAGCTCCTTACAATAATCTGGGGTTACTATCTGAGCAG AGCGTTTCTAAAAACATGAAGTCTGAACTGGAGATATCCCCAGATAATGAAGTGTTGGATTCACTCAGCAAGGAAACTCCCCAAACTCTTGCAGCCTGCCAAGGAGAAACTGAGGAGTCTCTAACTAAACTGGACAAG ATCACATCCTCAAGTGGATCAGACTCATCAGAGGAGTTGAACAGTTGCTGCTTGCACTGCCAGCAGCTGAAGAAACCCCCAGTGACCAGTGATCAGATAGCAAACAGTGTTGACACAAAAgag TTTTTCTGCTGTGACAAGGCATGGAAGATATCACAGATTTTGCTGAAGGGTGCAGCGGTTATCAGTAAAGAAACCGTGACTGATTGGGACCCAGCGATGCAGAAAGATGAAAG GTTGAAAGGTTTGGAATTTGAAAGGAGCTTCTATCAGACCCCTAAAGCaggtcactcactcactctctcacacacacacacactcttgttcATCCATGCCACCTTTACCTATATTACAGCACACAAACTAGTGTCCGTCACTCTACATAATCAACTCACTGAAGATGCTTTGACTGCCATGAAGGAAGTTTCATTCCCTGAAATAGAAATTGTGGATATTGAAaagactttttcttttaatggaCCAAATGCTAGACAGAAG AGGACAACACCACTTGTCAAACACTACAACAATGgtcaaacatttattttgattttcCCAGATGGAACTGGGCAGGTGTG CTATCCGTCAGGAAGGCTGGCTATTCTTCTGTCCGCTTCACAGTCTGCTGACTGGTGTTGTGTGCTGGTCTTGGAGGACAAACATCTGCAGCCTTGCATTCAGGCAGTTTTCACCACCAGAGGAGAGGCTACCTGTTATCACAACAATGGCAGCATTTG GGTGAATCTGACTCCATGGGGAGGCACCTACTGCAGTGACACAGGAGAtttaaagaaacattggggCTGGCTGGACGATAAGGATCATGTTCATGCTCCACCGTACCAGCCCCTTGGCCTGACAATGAGCCCTAACCTCAACATCCGCATCCAATCCCAAGAGCACATCTGCATCACTTTCACCTCCAGCAAACGCAGTGTACGGCTTAATGTAGGGACAAAATTGAAA CCGAATCAAGGCAAAGGTCTAATGCAGCCTGACATGCTTCAGAGGTATCTGCAGCAGAAGAGTGCAGAGATCAATGTCCTGCTCCAGAACATCCAGTCCCTCATCACCTTTCAAAAGACTGTCAGTCCACAGAAGGTCAAGCCCCAGCAAAGCCTCATCTCACAGATGGAAAGACAGCGGCTGCCAATGAAACAGCAACAGTCTGCCAAGAAGACCCCCTAA
- the LOC114563895 gene encoding glutamate-rich protein 6-like isoform X3 yields MRKSAVKSVSKNMKSELEISPDNEVLDSLSKETPQTLAACQGETEESLTKLDKITSSSGSDSSEELNSCCLHCQQLKKPPVTSDQIANSVDTKEFFCCDKAWKISQILLKGAAVISKETVTDWDPAMQKDERLKGLEFERSFYQTPKAGHSLTLSHTHTLLFIHATFTYITAHKLVSVTLHNQLTEDALTAMKEVSFPEIEIVDIEKTFSFNGPNARQKRTTPLVKHYNNGQTFILIFPDGTGQVCYPSGRLAILLSASQSADWCCVLVLEDKHLQPCIQAVFTTRGEATCYHNNGSIWVNLTPWGGTYCSDTGDLKKHWGWLDDKDHVHAPPYQPLGLTMSPNLNIRIQSQEHICITFTSSKRSVRLNVGTKLKPNQGKGLMQPDMLQRYLQQKSAEINVLLQNIQSLITFQKTVSPQKVKPQQSLISQMERQRLPMKQQQSAKKTP; encoded by the exons ATGAGGAAGAGTGCAGTCAAG AGCGTTTCTAAAAACATGAAGTCTGAACTGGAGATATCCCCAGATAATGAAGTGTTGGATTCACTCAGCAAGGAAACTCCCCAAACTCTTGCAGCCTGCCAAGGAGAAACTGAGGAGTCTCTAACTAAACTGGACAAG ATCACATCCTCAAGTGGATCAGACTCATCAGAGGAGTTGAACAGTTGCTGCTTGCACTGCCAGCAGCTGAAGAAACCCCCAGTGACCAGTGATCAGATAGCAAACAGTGTTGACACAAAAgag TTTTTCTGCTGTGACAAGGCATGGAAGATATCACAGATTTTGCTGAAGGGTGCAGCGGTTATCAGTAAAGAAACCGTGACTGATTGGGACCCAGCGATGCAGAAAGATGAAAG GTTGAAAGGTTTGGAATTTGAAAGGAGCTTCTATCAGACCCCTAAAGCaggtcactcactcactctctcacacacacacacactcttgttcATCCATGCCACCTTTACCTATATTACAGCACACAAACTAGTGTCCGTCACTCTACATAATCAACTCACTGAAGATGCTTTGACTGCCATGAAGGAAGTTTCATTCCCTGAAATAGAAATTGTGGATATTGAAaagactttttcttttaatggaCCAAATGCTAGACAGAAG AGGACAACACCACTTGTCAAACACTACAACAATGgtcaaacatttattttgattttcCCAGATGGAACTGGGCAGGTGTG CTATCCGTCAGGAAGGCTGGCTATTCTTCTGTCCGCTTCACAGTCTGCTGACTGGTGTTGTGTGCTGGTCTTGGAGGACAAACATCTGCAGCCTTGCATTCAGGCAGTTTTCACCACCAGAGGAGAGGCTACCTGTTATCACAACAATGGCAGCATTTG GGTGAATCTGACTCCATGGGGAGGCACCTACTGCAGTGACACAGGAGAtttaaagaaacattggggCTGGCTGGACGATAAGGATCATGTTCATGCTCCACCGTACCAGCCCCTTGGCCTGACAATGAGCCCTAACCTCAACATCCGCATCCAATCCCAAGAGCACATCTGCATCACTTTCACCTCCAGCAAACGCAGTGTACGGCTTAATGTAGGGACAAAATTGAAA CCGAATCAAGGCAAAGGTCTAATGCAGCCTGACATGCTTCAGAGGTATCTGCAGCAGAAGAGTGCAGAGATCAATGTCCTGCTCCAGAACATCCAGTCCCTCATCACCTTTCAAAAGACTGTCAGTCCACAGAAGGTCAAGCCCCAGCAAAGCCTCATCTCACAGATGGAAAGACAGCGGCTGCCAATGAAACAGCAACAGTCTGCCAAGAAGACCCCCTAA